One window of Moorella glycerini genomic DNA carries:
- a CDS encoding pilus assembly protein TadG-related protein gives MGFLKDERGMLATSVAMLVLPLALLVGMIFLDIGRIHFTRGQLQAAVDAAALAGALTARAVPAYRYVPVTDGGGNITGVRQELLGIRAEIDPAAAETAARETFRGNTCYLNGAEGRQRMVELDVRPTAATDDFKGKVMDANKYLVQVVARLRTFVAGPMFYLYGQADELKPVGATGISEAVVVQ, from the coding sequence ATGGGGTTTTTAAAGGATGAACGCGGGATGCTGGCTACCAGCGTGGCCATGCTGGTGCTGCCCCTGGCCCTGCTGGTGGGGATGATCTTCCTGGACATCGGCCGTATTCATTTTACCCGCGGCCAACTGCAGGCCGCCGTTGACGCGGCCGCCCTGGCCGGGGCCCTGACGGCGCGGGCGGTGCCGGCATACAGGTATGTGCCGGTCACGGATGGCGGCGGCAATATAACCGGGGTGCGGCAGGAATTGCTGGGCATCCGGGCGGAAATCGACCCGGCGGCGGCAGAGACTGCGGCCAGGGAAACTTTCCGGGGAAATACCTGCTACCTGAACGGCGCGGAAGGGCGGCAAAGGATGGTGGAACTGGATGTGCGGCCAACGGCGGCCACGGATGATTTTAAGGGGAAAGTTATGGACGCCAATAAGTACCTGGTGCAGGTAGTTGCCAGGCTGAGGACTTTCGTTGCCGGGCCGATGTTTTACCTTTATGGCCAGGCGGATGAACTGAAGCCCGTTGGCGCTACCGGCATATCCGAAGCGGTGGTGGTGCAGTGA
- a CDS encoding type II secretion system F family protein, with the protein MFFTLMAAAAVFFFFLGLGGRLQRNSLAEALEQLTRPRFSFRQRARQLAVRLGDLACKLPVTRDFLNQEALANRLRLAGYGFSAEEWLGLWLAASAGALLTALLLAWAGIIPPPLAPVLPLVGFLLPKALLDHRATQKRRDLTREFMVFVEKIALAVSASVPLIAAFRNAAGSPGVLGPEITLLLEEYDLGTPLSQALDNFARRLEMAEADDFVAAVKNALRHGGSYLPDVLFGYAREMRRMREVRIEEIARKMESKTIIPVVLAVFPGTALIVVGPIAISVIKAFIGG; encoded by the coding sequence ATGTTTTTTACCCTTATGGCTGCTGCAGCCGTCTTTTTCTTTTTCCTGGGCCTGGGCGGGCGCCTGCAGAGAAATTCACTGGCAGAAGCCCTGGAACAGCTAACCCGGCCCCGGTTTTCTTTCCGGCAAAGGGCCAGGCAGCTGGCGGTCCGGCTGGGCGACCTGGCCTGTAAACTGCCAGTGACGCGCGATTTCCTTAACCAGGAGGCCCTAGCAAACCGCCTGCGCCTGGCAGGCTACGGCTTCAGTGCCGAAGAATGGCTGGGCTTGTGGCTGGCGGCAAGCGCCGGCGCCCTGCTAACGGCGTTGCTCCTGGCCTGGGCCGGGATAATACCCCCGCCCCTGGCGCCGGTCCTGCCGCTAGTAGGTTTTTTACTGCCCAAAGCGCTGCTCGATCACCGGGCAACCCAGAAACGCCGGGATCTGACCCGCGAATTTATGGTGTTCGTAGAAAAAATAGCCCTGGCCGTAAGCGCCAGCGTGCCCCTGATCGCCGCTTTCCGCAACGCCGCCGGTTCGCCCGGGGTTTTAGGACCGGAAATCACCCTGCTGCTGGAAGAGTACGACCTGGGCACGCCCTTGTCCCAGGCCCTGGATAATTTCGCCCGGCGGCTGGAAATGGCCGAAGCTGATGATTTCGTGGCGGCCGTTAAAAACGCCCTGCGGCATGGCGGCAGCTACTTGCCGGATGTACTTTTCGGTTATGCCCGGGAAATGCGCCGGATGCGGGAGGTCCGCATTGAAGAGATAGCCAGAAAGATGGAATCCAAGACCATTATCCCGGTGGTCCTGGCTGTTTTCCCCGGCACGGCCCTGATTGTCGTAGGGCCTATCGCCATCAGCGTTATTAAAGCTTTTATCGGGGGGTGA